CTAAAAAGACTTTATCCAACTTTAAAACTGCACGCTTTAGGTCCGCCCGAAATTGCCCATATCGCTAAGTTAGATAAGCTTTCGCATACTGAAGTGCTTCAGGCATTGAAAGAAGCCGGTTTGGATTCACTTCCAGGTGCCGGAGCAGAAATATTAAATGACCGTGTTCGCCGCCTGATTTCAAAAGGAAAATGCAGTGGCCGTGAATGGTTGGATGTTATGCGTGCTGCACACCAACTGCACTTGACTACTTCTGCAACCATGATGTTTGGTCATGTGGAGACATTGGAAGAACGCTTTGAACATTTAGTATGGCTGCGTGAGGTTCAATCAGAAAAACCAGCAGATGCCAAAGGGTTCTTGGCCTTTATACCATGGCCATTCCAGGATGATGGAACATTATTACGTCGTATCAGGAATGTTAGAAACACGGTTACCGGAGATGAATACGTTCGTATGATTGCCTTAAGTCGTATCATGCTTCCTAATGTTAAAAATATTCAGGCGTCATGGTTAACCGTAGGTAAACAAGTGGCTCAACTTTGTTTGCATGCAGGAGCAAATGACTTTGGCTCTATTATGATTGAAGAAAATGTGGTTTCAGCTGCCGGAGCTCCGCATCGTTTTACAGCGAGTGGAATTCAGCAAGCAATCAAAGAAGCAGGATTTACCCCTCAACTTCGTAATCAACAATACGAATTCAGAGAGTTACCGGAACATTTGGAAGATCAGGTAATCAGTTATTAATATTTTAGAAAGCTCCTATCACCCAATAGGAGCTTTTTAATTTCAATTAACTATATTGAGAACTTATTCAGTATTCTATTATGGAAACCGACTTAATAATTACACAAACCGACAAGCATTTTGAGACAGTGGTAGATGGTTATAAAGCTTTCATAGAGTACCTACAATCAGGCGATAGTATTTACTTAACACATACTGAAGTGGCTCCAGAGTTAGAAGGAAAAGGAATTGCCAAAAAACTAGTCGAAACTGTACTTAAAATGATAGAAAGAGATGGAAAGCAACTGGTTCCGCTTTGTCCCTATGTAGCTTCCTACCTAAATCGTCACCCCGACTGGAAACGGATTGTGGCACCAGGATATAATGTTTAGAAGGATCAACATTATCAATTCTAAAAAACAGTTGGATCAAATAATTTGCCCCCCCCTGCACTTACTGTTTACATTTACAAGGCAACACTTGTTCGAGCTTTAATTGGTTTGCTTATAACTTGTGCTCATCCATCCTAATTTCAATGTTACCAACCTTCATTAAAGTATAAAAATCATTACTAAATAGGGGCATCAGAAAATACCTCGTATCTTCGCAGCAAGCTTTCATAGCTTATTTTATCAATCAATAGTTTAAAATCAGAAGTTAAGGTCGTGTTAAAACATCCTGGTAACAACGACTAATTGTTTACTTAGAGAAAACCTGCATGAGAAAAGGATTCATTATCAGCGCTATTGCTGGTATTTTTGTCAGTTCACTTTTAAGTTATTACGAAAGTCCTTATTGGCTGGTATTGCTGGCAATTATTATTGTACTTACTGTAATAGGCTTTAGGGATATGATGCAAACCAAACATTCTATTATGCGTACCTATCCGGTTTTTGGCCGTATGCGTTATTGGATGGAAGCTTTGCGCCCTAAATTGTATCAATATTTTATTGAATCAGATATTGATGGACGGCCAATTAACCGTATCGACCGTTCTACCATTTACCAGCGAGCTAAAAAAGAAACAGATTCAATGCCTTTTGGAACGCAAATGGACGTTTACGCGGAAGGATATGAATGGATGAGTCATTCTATAGCTCCTAAAAACTTCCATATCCTGGATAAAAACCCTCGCGTAATTATTGGCAATAAAGACTGCAAACAACCTTATTCATCAAGTGTATTTAACGTTTCGGCGATGAGCTTTGGATCATTGAGCTCAAATGCCATTGAAGCACTTAATGCAGGAGCTAAAATTGGCGGCTTTGCACATAACACCGGCGAAGGTGGTATTAGCCCTCACCATTTGAGAAATGGAGGTGACATTATTTGGCAAATTGGAACCGGTTATTTTGGTTGTCGTGATGATGAGGGCAATTTCTCTCCTGAAGTATTTAAACAAAATGCACTTAGGCCGGAGGTAAAAATGATTGAGCTTAAAATTTCGCAAGGAGCCAAACCTGGCCATGGAGGTATTTTGCCTGCAAGTAAAAACACCCCGGAAATTGCAGCCATTCGTCATATTAAACCAGGCATTACCGTAGCTTCTCCTCCTTATCACTCGGCATTTGATTCACCAATTGAATTGATCAAATTCATAAAACAATTACGTGATTTATCTGGAGGCAAACCGGTTGGGTTTAAATTGTGTATTGGCCGCGGAAATGAGTTTATAGGTATTTGTAAAGCAATGATTGAACTGGACACCTTCCCAGACTTTATTACTGTTGATGGCGGTGAAGGTGGAACAGGTGCAGCACCTCAGGAATTTTCCAACTACGTTGGTGCACCGTTATTAGATGGCTTGGCCTTTGTACATAATATGCTCGTTGGATACAACATTCGTCATCATATTAAAATTATTGCATCGGGTAAAATCCTATCAGGATTTAGTATTGTTAGGGCTGTAGCAATTGGAGCTGATGCATGTAACTCGGCCCGTGCTATGATGATGGCCTTGGGTTGTATTCAGGCCCTGCAGTGCAATACCAACAAATGCCCTACCGGTGTGGCAACGCAAAACCCTGAATTGGCTGTTGGATTAGTGATTGATGACAAGAAACAGCGTGTTGCTAACTACCATGCCGAAACGGTAAAGAATTTTGTGGAGCTAATGGGTGCAGCAGGTATCGAAAACCCTAGAGAGCTAACCCGTTCTCATATTTACCGTCGTGTATTTATGAATGAAATTAGAACGTATGAAGATATTTTCCCATCGGTAGAACCGGGAGGAATGATCAGCGGCAATATGCCTGATCGTTACAAGTTAGATTTAGCAACTGCCTATATAGATCGTTGGAATTAAAAACAAACACATCATAAGTAAAAGCCCCTGAAACACGTTTAGGGGCTTTTACTTTATAATTTCGATAATTTAACACATTAAACTATCCTGTTAATTAATATACGCTTTGGCAACAGTCAGCGTATCGAGAATTTCACTGCAACTTAGCGGATGCCCATCTTCATCGAACTCCCAAACATGGCACCAATTCGTTTCATATGTCTTCCCTGTACTTCTTACCTTCCCTCTATAAACACCTGTAGACACTACCATATTATGTCCGTTTTCCGATTCTTCAAAATAATGCTTAGGAGTAAATTCAAGGACTTCCTCATACTTATCTAAATCAGTAAAAAATGCCTGGGCTCCTTCTCGCCCCTTATAATTATGACCATGTGGAATATCGGGTGCACCCGTAAAATAGAATGTAAATTGAGGAGCAATCTCAGAAAGGATGGTTCCAACATCTCCTCTATTGAAAGCTTCATAAAGCTCCCTAACCTTAAGGTCGTTATGCACTAAAACTTCCATGATTAAAATTATTATAGTTAAACAATAAGTAAGTATCAACTAATTCAATCCAGTTTTGACCGACTTTCACCACCACTCAGCTGGAAATAACTAATTAAAAACAAATTAAGGCTCTTTTCAAGGGAATTAAAGTTACAAAAAGGAGAAAGGAAGTTTTGCACAAAGTTTGGTTAACTAAAGTTTATTTAAGTCAACAATTAAGGGTTAAGCGGCCGTTGGAAACAGAGTTTATAACCATCAGGATCCGCTAAATCGAGCGCTTGCCATCCGTAACCGGTTATATAAGGTTCATTTAGCTCAAGCTTCTTGCTTTTAAGCGACTGGTACAGTGCATCAATATCATTGCAACCAAAATACAGACAAGTGTCAGCATGATGCCCATTCCTTAATAGTTCCTTTTCACTTGGACGATCAGACATTTCATATTGGGTGTTCAACATTAATTCAATATCATTCAATCGTAAGAAAGCCCAACCAATATATTCTTTAGGCCCCGTAGATTCGATTAAATTAAACCCTAACACACCACAATAAAAAGATAAAGAGGCTTGCATATCGTAAACCATTAAAAGTGGCGTCATTCCAACAATTCTGTGCTTCATGGTCAATCCTTACATTTTTAATAAAAGTAAAAACCAATGATTTCGGTGCAATCATAAATACTTCAGAAACACATTGGCCAAGAAAACCTCATTTTAAAGACTTAAAAATCAATCATGCTAATCAAAAGAAAATATCTTTTTCCAGTCTTTTTTCATATCAATAAGTAACCACCCTCTTTTGGGAGCTTCAGTCAGCGCTTTATCAAGTGTTCCGATAGAAGATTGATGGTCATAAGCTACTTCTCTTAACGAATCAGTATGATGTACGATCAATCCCATTCGGGGTCCGGGAGCAGATGTTGTCCACTCCAGCATTTGAAAATCACCATCTGAGTTGCCAAATGCTAATACTGGACGTTTACCAATATACTTATGTATCCCAATTGGTTTTCCCTCTTTATCGTCAATAAAATCCACTTCCGGTAGTTTTACCAAAACGGGCTTTCCATTTCGGAATTCATATTTTACTTTACCCATACTTCCCACAATCTGATCCGGAGGAATCCCATACATCTCTGGGGCAAATGCACGCATAAAATCGAGACCACCACCAGAAACAATATAGGTTTTATATTCATAGGCTCTCAAATAGGCCAGCAATTCAACCATGGGCTTGTAAATCATTTCATAATAATAATGTTTGGTAGTAGGGTGTCTGGCTGTTTTAAACCAATCAGTAACAAGCTGATCATATTCATCAGTGGTCATCCCGGAATGAGTAGCAATTATAATTTCCAGTAAACCCTTTTCTCCAGAAGCAATAATGCCTTTCATATCGTTTGCAAGAACTGATTTGAATGGCTCTTTGGTTTTCCACTCCGGATGCTGTGGAGACATTGCTTTAATACGGTCAATAGCGAAGAATAACTGAAAATAAACCGGTTGCTCACTCCAAAGGGTACCGTCATTATCGAATGTAGCTATGCGATCCTCTTTTCTTATAAAATCTGAAGTACCTTCCTTGGTGGTTTTTTCAACAAAAGCAATAATTGCCTTTTTAACTTCTCCGTCATTCCAGGATGGTAATGGATCGCTTTGAGCAAAAACACTGCTTATAAAAAGGTTAATGAGCAGTAATATCAATAATCTTCTATACGTCCTTTTCATAATTGTACTTTTTAGTCTTTCCATTTACCGCTAAGAAGAAAAACTCAATCTCCTTTTAAACTCAGATCATATACTCTTTCCAATTCTAATTACTTGATTTTACCGTCACCTTTCGCATCACTTCATCCAGATTAAAACTACCCGGTTTTTGCCTTGGTGGAAATTCTTTGAAGGAGGAAAGCCATTTAGTCGCAAAACCGAGCGCTCCATAAGTTAGGTAAATATGACGCACCTGCCATTCAGGGTATTCAAATGAATATGGCCCCCTTTCAAATGGATCAGCTAGAAGATCATATACCATTGGCACCCTAAGTTTAGTATAATCCTTTGCCCAAATATCAAGCCCTTCATGGTATTGTTCGATAAATGAAATCTTCCAACGACCATAGCGGATTGCAAATAGATCTCCGTCATCGCTCCAATAAACAAACTCCTTACGAGGATTTTCTTTCACCTCACCTTTAAAAAAAGGCAGCATATTATATCCATCTAAGTGAACCTTATAAGTTTTGCCGCCAGCAGAATAACCCGAAAGGCATTTTTGTACAATATCGGCTTGGCCGGCAGCAGCACAAAATGTTGGAATAAAGTCTTCATGAGCAAATACATCGTTGGATATAGTACCTGGTTTAATTACGCCCGGCCAGCGAATAACAGTTGGCACCCGGAATCCTCCTTCCCAGTTGGTTGCTTTTTCACCCCGAAAAGGAGTACTTCCACCGTCGGGCCAGGTCATCGTTTCAGCCCCATTATCAGTTGTGAAGACAACAATTGTATTATCTGCTATACCTAGGTCATCTAACATTTTCAACAACTTACCGACATTGTCATCCAATTCAGTCATTCCATCAGCCTGTAAGCCTAAGCCGGTTTTGCCATTGTACTTCGGACTAAGATGTGTGTTGATGTGCATTCGAGTAGAATTGAAGTAACAAAAGAAAGGTTTACCGGCTTTTACTTGTTTATCCATAAAATCAATTGCCGCAGTTGTAAACTCTTCATCAACAGTCTCCATGCGTTTAATGGTAAGAGGTCCTGTATCTTCTATTCTTTGTTTACCTACTTTCCCAAATTTGCCAAGCTCTTTAGGATCGTCAGTTGTTGAGGCATAACAATGCAATACTCCCCGGGGGCCAAATTGTTCTTTATATCTAGGATCCTTAGGATAATCAGGATCTTCAGGTTCTTCTTCTGCATTCAAATGATAAAGGTTCCCTAAAAACTCATCGAAACCATGAACAGTAGGCAAAAATTTATTGAGATCACCAAGGTGGTTCTTACCAAATTGCCCACACATATAGCCCAGAGGTTTTAAGAATTCTGCAATAGAGGGATCTTTATCGCTAAGTCCAATATCAGATCCTGGCATACCTACTTTAGTAAGACCAGTACGAATAGGCGATTGTCCTGTAATAAAAGCAGCGCGCCCGGCCGTGCAACTCTGTTGCCCGTACCAGGTCATAAACATCGTCCCTTCATTGGCGATACGGTCGATATTAGGTGTTCTAAAACCCATCATGCCACGATTGTAGCAACTAGAGTTGAACCAACCGATATCATCGGCCATAATGAAGAGAATATTAGGCTTTTGTTGGGCAAAGGTTCGATTACCCAAGCTACCCAACAGCAATAATAAATAACAACCTATTTGAATTGAGATGCGTTTCATAAGGAACAATTTAGATTAAGGAATAAACTAAAATTAGATTGATTAATTAACGTGGTGCCGATAAATTCTCCAGTTCCTGCAAGCGCTTTATTGCTTCTTGCTGTGAAAGAAGCTCGGCCTGCGGTGCACCTTTGTTGAGCATACGAATCAGTGAAAATTGCCTTCTTTAGCAATTCGATCAATATTGGGAGTCTGATATCCCATTAACCCCATCGTATTGGTGCTAATTTGTGGAACAACAATATCATCACCAAAAATGACTAAAATATTGGGCTTTTTTTGCTGGGCGTAAGATGGGGAACCCAAGACTACCCCCAGTAAAAGTATACTGAGAATACTTCGGAATAGAGAGCGGACCATAAGTTTAGAGTTTGTTTTTCAGTCGTTAAACCTTACTCTTAATAGGAACTTACAGAAATTGAAAGTGAGTTAATTTTAATTCAAAGGCTACAACTGACGTTTAATGTAATTTACAACTTTTTTTTAAAACCAATATCAAGCCTTCCGTTTAATTAAAAGTTAGTTATTCAACTTTCAGTTCAAATCGTTCATTCATGATAAGTTTTCCTTCTATCTCCTTTCCGTCTACCTTCAGCCCTTTTATCTTACCTGTTTTGCCTTTTAAGACTAAATCGATTAGCTGCTTATCAGTTATTTTTTTCTCATACACTTCAAAAGGAATTTTTAAGCCGCAAACCTTAAAATTTGTACAACCGTAGGCCGAATTTCCTTTTTTTAGGAAATGCACTTTACATTTAGGGCAGCTAAGGGATTCAATGGAAACTGTTTCTTTGGGAGCTTTGGCTTTAGCATCCTTTTTTGGTTTTTCATCCGGTTTGGAAACAGTTTGATCAGCAATAGTTATTACTTTGCCAACATTACTTTTCACTTCAGCTGTAAGTCCAACCACCATTTGAATCAACTCCTGTTTAAAAAGTTCCAGTTGATACTCCCCTTTTTCTATAAGTCGTAGTTTTCGTTCCCAGGTACCAGTTAACTCAGCACTTTTAAGTAATTCATTTTGTATAGTATCAATCAGATCGATACCGGTTTGAGTAGCATGGATGTTTTTTTTCTTTTTTTCTATGTACTTGCGCTTAAACAATGTTTCAATGATGTTAGCACGTGTTGAAGGTCGCCCAATACCGTTGTC
Above is a window of Solitalea lacus DNA encoding:
- the mqnC gene encoding cyclic dehypoxanthinyl futalosine synthase, which gives rise to MNIEKLLERALNFEFLTADEGLFLFKHASTAQLMHVGHQLRLIQKPDNIVTWIIDRNLNTTNVCIANCKFCNFFRRPGHEESYITDIETYKIKIEETFRLGGEQLLLQGGHHPDLGLSYYTDLFNELKRLYPTLKLHALGPPEIAHIAKLDKLSHTEVLQALKEAGLDSLPGAGAEILNDRVRRLISKGKCSGREWLDVMRAAHQLHLTTSATMMFGHVETLEERFEHLVWLREVQSEKPADAKGFLAFIPWPFQDDGTLLRRIRNVRNTVTGDEYVRMIALSRIMLPNVKNIQASWLTVGKQVAQLCLHAGANDFGSIMIEENVVSAAGAPHRFTASGIQQAIKEAGFTPQLRNQQYEFRELPEHLEDQVISY
- a CDS encoding GNAT family N-acetyltransferase translates to METDLIITQTDKHFETVVDGYKAFIEYLQSGDSIYLTHTEVAPELEGKGIAKKLVETVLKMIERDGKQLVPLCPYVASYLNRHPDWKRIVAPGYNV
- a CDS encoding FMN-binding glutamate synthase family protein; its protein translation is MRKGFIISAIAGIFVSSLLSYYESPYWLVLLAIIIVLTVIGFRDMMQTKHSIMRTYPVFGRMRYWMEALRPKLYQYFIESDIDGRPINRIDRSTIYQRAKKETDSMPFGTQMDVYAEGYEWMSHSIAPKNFHILDKNPRVIIGNKDCKQPYSSSVFNVSAMSFGSLSSNAIEALNAGAKIGGFAHNTGEGGISPHHLRNGGDIIWQIGTGYFGCRDDEGNFSPEVFKQNALRPEVKMIELKISQGAKPGHGGILPASKNTPEIAAIRHIKPGITVASPPYHSAFDSPIELIKFIKQLRDLSGGKPVGFKLCIGRGNEFIGICKAMIELDTFPDFITVDGGEGGTGAAPQEFSNYVGAPLLDGLAFVHNMLVGYNIRHHIKIIASGKILSGFSIVRAVAIGADACNSARAMMMALGCIQALQCNTNKCPTGVATQNPELAVGLVIDDKKQRVANYHAETVKNFVELMGAAGIENPRELTRSHIYRRVFMNEIRTYEDIFPSVEPGGMISGNMPDRYKLDLATAYIDRWN
- a CDS encoding nuclear transport factor 2 family protein, producing MEVLVHNDLKVRELYEAFNRGDVGTILSEIAPQFTFYFTGAPDIPHGHNYKGREGAQAFFTDLDKYEEVLEFTPKHYFEESENGHNMVVSTGVYRGKVRSTGKTYETNWCHVWEFDEDGHPLSCSEILDTLTVAKAYIN
- a CDS encoding VOC family protein, with amino-acid sequence MKHRIVGMTPLLMVYDMQASLSFYCGVLGFNLIESTGPKEYIGWAFLRLNDIELMLNTQYEMSDRPSEKELLRNGHHADTCLYFGCNDIDALYQSLKSKKLELNEPYITGYGWQALDLADPDGYKLCFQRPLNP
- a CDS encoding HAD family hydrolase; the protein is MKRTYRRLLILLLINLFISSVFAQSDPLPSWNDGEVKKAIIAFVEKTTKEGTSDFIRKEDRIATFDNDGTLWSEQPVYFQLFFAIDRIKAMSPQHPEWKTKEPFKSVLANDMKGIIASGEKGLLEIIIATHSGMTTDEYDQLVTDWFKTARHPTTKHYYYEMIYKPMVELLAYLRAYEYKTYIVSGGGLDFMRAFAPEMYGIPPDQIVGSMGKVKYEFRNGKPVLVKLPEVDFIDDKEGKPIGIHKYIGKRPVLAFGNSDGDFQMLEWTTSAPGPRMGLIVHHTDSLREVAYDHQSSIGTLDKALTEAPKRGWLLIDMKKDWKKIFSFD
- a CDS encoding arylsulfatase — its product is MKRISIQIGCYLLLLLGSLGNRTFAQQKPNILFIMADDIGWFNSSCYNRGMMGFRTPNIDRIANEGTMFMTWYGQQSCTAGRAAFITGQSPIRTGLTKVGMPGSDIGLSDKDPSIAEFLKPLGYMCGQFGKNHLGDLNKFLPTVHGFDEFLGNLYHLNAEEEPEDPDYPKDPRYKEQFGPRGVLHCYASTTDDPKELGKFGKVGKQRIEDTGPLTIKRMETVDEEFTTAAIDFMDKQVKAGKPFFCYFNSTRMHINTHLSPKYNGKTGLGLQADGMTELDDNVGKLLKMLDDLGIADNTIVVFTTDNGAETMTWPDGGSTPFRGEKATNWEGGFRVPTVIRWPGVIKPGTISNDVFAHEDFIPTFCAAAGQADIVQKCLSGYSAGGKTYKVHLDGYNMLPFFKGEVKENPRKEFVYWSDDGDLFAIRYGRWKISFIEQYHEGLDIWAKDYTKLRVPMVYDLLADPFERGPYSFEYPEWQVRHIYLTYGALGFATKWLSSFKEFPPRQKPGSFNLDEVMRKVTVKSSN